A region of the Nocardia asteroides genome:
CTTCTATCAGCATTTCGCGAACAAGGAGGCGTGCTTCCTTGCCGCCTACGACATGGCCGTGGAGATCGTGATGACCCGGATCGGGGACGCGCTCGCGGCCGACGGCACCTCGCTCGAGCGGATGGATCGCGCCCTCGACGCGTACTTGTCCACTCTGGCGCAGGAGCCGCAGGTGGCGAAGGTGTTCCTGGTGGAGGTGTATGCGGCGGGACGGCCGGTACTCCAGCGGCGGCTGGCGGCCCAGGCCGCTTTGGTGGACGGATTCGCGGCGGCGTTCGGCACGACCCGGCCGCATCAGCGGCTGATGGGCGAGGCGGTGATCGGCGCGGTGGTCTCCTTGGCCACCAACCGAGTCGTCGCGGGCGATTTCTCGGCGCTACCGGGACTGCGCGAGCCGCTGATGTCCGCGCTGATCAAGAACCTGGTGTGAGGCCCGACAGCCGTCCGGCGACCGCGGGCAGCCGATCGATCATCGCGACGGTGAAATCGGCGAGCAGGGCGATCAGTCCGTCACGGTCGACGTCGAGCCCGCCGTCCAGCCAGACCAGGACCAGTTCGGCCGCGCCGCCGGTGATCAGCTGGGATGTGGCGGCGATCGCGGTGTCCTGCCCTTCGGGCAGCTCGAGTACCAGGCGGGTCTGCTCGATGATGACGTCGGCCACCTGCCGCATGCCCGCGAAACGGCTGCGCATCAGCGCCTCGTCGCCGTAGGTCTGGGCGAACGCCACTCTCGCCCGCCGCGGATCGTCGGTGAGTTCGACGATGAGGGCGGCGACCCCGGCGCGGATCCGGTCGCCCGGGGTGCCCGTGGTCTCGGCGATCGCGGCCTTGGCCCGGTCGAGCGCCGCCTGCTGGATCTCGGCCAGCACGCCGGAGGCGAGCGCGTCGAGGTCGGGGAAGGCTTCGTAGAAGAAGCGCGGGCCGACCTTGGCCTGTTCACACACTCCACGCACGGTCAATGCCGACAGGCCTTGGGTGCCCATGATGTCCAGGGCGGCGTCGAGCAGCCTCCTGCGCCGGTTCTCCCGGCGCTCGGCCGTGGAGGTTCCGCGGTAGGTGCCGCTGACGGTACGGGTCACCACGCCAGCTTGACACAGTCAAAATTGGGAAACAAACGTTTACGGAAACGTGTGTTTCCTATATCGTCGGATCATCGCAGTGTCGCGAAGGGAAGACGGTCATGAGTCTGCTTGTGCCCCAGTCGATGGACGAGGTCAACGACACGGTCCGCCAGGCGCGGGCCACTTGGGCGTGGCGCGCGCAGCGTGGTGCCGCGCGGTTGGTCGCGCGGTATCCGGTGCGGGTGCGTCCGCTGGCCGATCCGCCGCCGGGCAGCGGACTGAAACCGGTGCTCGGCGACTTCGGGCTCCCCGGCATCGGCTACACCCTGCACGCGCTGGCCGATCCGATCCAGTTCGCGCGCGCGAGATTCGATCGCCTCGGCCCGGTGCAGTGGTTCGGCATGCTCGGTCGGCGGATGGTCACGATCGGCAGCCCGGAGGGCTACGAGGCGGTGATGCTGGACCGGAACAAGGTGCTGTCGGCGCAGCGGGCCTGGGAGTGGCTGATCGGCCCGTTCTTCCACGGCGGACTGTTGCTGCGCGACTTCGACGACCACCTCTACCATCGGCGTATCATGCAGCAGGCGTTCACGCGTCCGCGATTGATCGGCTACCTGGACATGACAACGCCGCGGATCACCCGCGGCATGGCGCGGTGGGAGCCCGCCGACGACTTCCGCGTCTACCGCGCGATCAAGAAACTGCTGCTCCAGCAGGCCACCGAAGTCTTCGCGGGCGCCGAGCTCAGCGAGGACGCCGCACGGTTGGAGCGTGCCTTCGAGGACGCGGTGCGCGGTGGCGCCGCGCTGATCCGGGCGAACGTGCCCGGCGGGGTGTGGGCCCGCGGCGTGCGCGGGCGCCGGGTGCTCGAGAAGCACTTCCGCCGTGAGTTGCCCGCCAAGCGCGCGGGCGGCGGCAACGACCTGTTCAGCGTGCTCTGCCGGGCGAGCACCGCCGAAGGCGAGACCTTCACCGACAGCGAGGTGGTCGAGCACATGATCTTCGTGATGATGGCCGCCCACGACACCAGCACCATCGCCGCGTCCATGCTCGTCTACGAGCTCGGCAGGCATCCCGAATGGCAGGAGCGGCTGCGCGCCGAATCGCTCGCGCTGGGCAAGCCCACGCTGGACTACGACGATCTCGACCGCCTGCCCTCGCTCGACCTCGCGTTCAAGGAGGCGCTGCGGGTCTACTCGCCGGTGGCCCAGCAGGTCCGCCAGACCATCGCCGACACCGACATCCTCGGCTACTACTTGCCGAAGGGGACGTTCATCCTCTGCGGCACGTACGGCCTCATGCGCACCGAGCAGTACTGGCACGACGCCGACACCTTCGACCCGGAGCGTTTCGCCGACCACCGCCGTGAGGACAAATCGCACCGCTTCGCGTGGGCGCCCTTCGGCGGCGGCGCGCACAAGTGCATCGGCCTCTACTTCGGCGGCATGACGGTCAAAGCCGTTGTGCACCAGATGCTGTTGCGGTATCGCTGGAGCGTGCCGGACGGCTACCGGATGCCGCTGGTCGCCGGGACGGGTCCGGTGCCTGCCGATGGACTGCCCATCCGGCTGGAGCGGATCGACCGATGAGAATCGTCGCCGACCGCATCGTGTGCGCGGGGCACGGCATGTGTGAAGCACTGGCGCCCGACCTGTTCCGGGTCGGTGGCGACGGAATCGTCGCGCCGCCGGAGACCGTCGAGCCGTCGGAGCGGGAACTTCTGGAGCTGGTCGTCGACAGTTGCCCGGTCGGTGCGCTGCGCCTGGCCTGAGGCCCCCGGGTCCGTTTTGCGTCCTCAGGGGTGGGTACCGCGAACTGCGACGCTCTTCCCATCGACGCGAGAGGACCGTGAACCTCATGGCCACCTGCGACACCTGCGGAAACGAGTACGACAAGACGTTCACCATCACCCGGGACGGCGAGTCCGCCACGTTCGACAGCTTCGAATGCGCGATCAACGCCATGGCTCCGACGTGCACGCACTGTTCCTGCCGCATCCTCGGCCATGGCGTCGAGGCGCGCGGCGACTACTTCTGCTGCGCGCACTGCGCCCACGAAGCGGGTCATCCCGCACTCGTCGACCACGTCTGACTCGCTGGATCGGCGCCGGTTGCGAGCCCGATCACCCGCGCGGTGCGTGACTTCGCCGCACGTCGAGCCCGGCGGCCACCGCCGCTTCGGCGAGTACCTGCTCGAGCATGGCCGGTGTGAGGCGGCCGGTGAAGGTGTTCTGCTGACTCACGTGGTAGCAGCCGAACAGGTGCAGCGGGCTACGGTCGGCGTCGGTCGCGGTCAGTTCCACGTGCGCGCCGTGGCCGAACTTCGGTCGCGGGCGCGGGACGACCCATCCGGCGCGCGCCAGCACCGGGAGCAGGGCTTGCCAACCGAACGCGCCGAGCACCACCACCGAGCGCGCGGTGGGGGTCAGCAGGCCCAGTTCGGTCTCCAGCCAGTGGCTGCAACGATCGCGTTCCTCCGGCGTCGGTTTGTTGTCCGGCGGCGCGCAGTGCACGGGGGCGGTGATCCGCACGCCGTCGAGTCGCAGGCCGTCGTCGACACCGACCGCGGTCGGCTGGTTGGCCAGACCGACCGCGTGCAGCGCCGCGTAGAGCACATCGCCGCTGCGGTCGCCGGTGAACATACGGCCGGTCCGGTTGCCGCCATGCGCGGCGGGCGCGAGTCCGACGATCAGCATCCGCGCGTCCCCCGGACCGAATCCGGGGACCGGGCGGCCCCAATAGGTCTGGTCGCGGAAGGCGGCCCGCTTCTGTTTCGCGACGAGTTCGCGCCAGGCGACCAAGCGTGGGCAGGCGAAGCAGTCGGCGACCGCCGCGTCGAGTTCTGCGATGGTCCGGCACACGTCAGTGCGGGGTGCTCGGGTCGGCGTCGTCACGCCCCATATGGCGCTCGCACCGGTGCCACGGCCCGGCTGCCGCGGCGGTACGGCGATGTCGGTCGAAGATCGGGGTCTCATTCATCAGCGCTCCGTTCGGCGGTGCCACGGGATCGGCGAACCGGACGATCATGCCCACTATGCATCAGCCGTGCGGGCCGATGCCGCCCCGTGACGATCCGCCTCGCGCGTGCCGGACCGCTTCGGACATCTGTCCAGTTCAGCGACGTGATCGGGCGTCCTTCGGGCTGGACATGTGATCGGTACCACCCGGTCCGGGTTGGTAGCATGGCGATTCCGACCGACCGGATGCGGTGGTTCACCTCCGGCTTCCATCGAAAGAGTCTTTTCATGCAGTTTGAAATCGTCGAGCGGGACGAGACGTGGGTTGCCGGGCTGCCGGTGCGCAGCCCCAAACGCGCGCTCGGGGAACTGCGTGACCGCGATCTGGAGGCCGCGTGGGCTGCGGTGTTGCACCAGGAACTCGGCGGGCCGCTGGCCAGCGCCTACACCGATTACACCGGGGAGCTGGGCACCTACAACACGCAGATCGTCGGCTACCAGTGCTCCTCCTTCGACGACGTCACCCGCGGTCACTTGGTCGCCCGGTTGCCGCGCGGCGCCTACGCCCGGTTCTCCTCGGTCGGTAACTTCCCGCAGGTGATGACCGACCTGTGGACGCAGATCGCCTACGCCGAGGAGCACAACCAGATCAAGCGCACCTATACCGGCGATTTCGAGTGTTATCCGCACGCCTACAAGATCGATCTGTACTTGGCGGTAGACGCGCGATGAGCTATGCGATCGTGGTGCGTGCCGAGGCGATCTACGGCGGGCTGGTGGTTCCGCGCGTGCGCCCGAGCTTCAAGGTCAGCAACAGCGACCTGATCGACTTCCTCAAGGACCGGCTGCGTGACCGGGCGGGCGAGGATCGTCCGATGTACACGGTGTACGTGCCGGACCCGGCCGGGAACTACAACGCGGTGGTCTGCTTCGAGTACCCCTCCCCGGACGTCGTGCCGGTGGGCGATGTCCTGGTGCGGGTGCCGAAAGGCGTTTATGCCCGCTTCGCGCCCAACGGCGACTATCACGATCCGGTGGAGGACGCCTGGGCGCAGGTCGATGACGCGACGGCGTCCGCCGAGATCACTCGCGCCTATCGGGAAGAAATCGAGATCTGGCACGGGCCGGAGTCGGTCGAGTTGTTCATTTCGATCCTCGTTTAGCTTGCTGAATAGTAACTATCTCCGAACCAACTGGTCTCCACGTTATTTTCGATACTGATTGCTTGCCGGTTGACCTGGGAAAATAGTCGGTGTACCGGAGAGTTTTCGGAAGATTAGCCGGACGGCTGGTCAATTCCTGCCCGATGACGGATACTGCCCTGGGCAACTTCATCTCGGCTCAGGCCGTGGGGGCTGCATCGGGCTGGATCGGGCTGGACTATCGCGCAGGGCGGCGCGGCGATGGAGTAGGAACAACATGACTGTGGATCTGATTGCAGTCGTGCCGAGGAACTCCCGTGGGCGGGGAGTGCGGCGGTATTACGACGCGCAATCCGAGTGTGCGTTCTTTGTCTCCGAACCGGGTGTGTCACCGGAGCTCTGGCACCGGTATCTCGGCGGGGCACTGGATGTTTACCGGCGCTTCGGCGTCGAACACGCACTCGAATACGACACGGTCGCCGACGGCGAATCGACGTCGCTGTTCTTCGCCGCGCTCGACGCCGACGGCGACATGGTCGCCGGGGTGCGGATGCAGGGGCCCTACACCGACGCGGAGCAGGCGCACGCGCTGGTCGAGTGGGCCGGTCATCCGGGCGCCGAGGAGGTGCGCCGGATGATCGCCGATCGGATACCGCACGGGGTGGTCGAAGCCAAGGGGGCGTGGGTCGCGCGCGACGCGGCCAAGCGAGCCGAGTTGGGCGCCGCGATCTCGCGCACCGTGCTGCACGGCGCGCGCCTGCTCGGCGCGCGCTACGGCTTCGCGACGGTGGCATCGTTCACCGTGGCCCGTCATTCGGCCTGCGGGGCGGTGCCCGCCGAGCACATCCCTTCGGTGCCGTATCCGGACGAGCGCTACCAGACCGTTCCGCTGTGGTGGGACACCCGCGGTTACGCCGTGTTCGCCGAGGAAGCGCAGCGGTCGCTGACGCACGCCGAACAGGACGCGCTCGGCCTGCCGGCCGCACGTCCGCTCGACACGCGGTGCGCGATCGGCTGTGGGACGGAGGGCCGGCGCGGATATGGGCGATGACCCCAACCGAGTAGCGGACCACCGGCCGCTGATCCTCGACTCCACCGATCCGGAAGATGCCCGGATACTCGCCGGGTTGCGCGCGGACCCGCACATCGAATTCCTCGATCTACGTGCGTCGTTGCACGTGGAGTACGAAAGAATGGTCGCCGCGCCGGATATCGCGGAAGGCCCGGAGGCGGATCGCTGGATCTACTATCCGTGGCGCGCGACGGTGGTCGGATTGCCGGGGCCGCGTACTTTCCGGATGATTCGGCTGGACCGCAATCGGAACAAACTGACCAGAGCCGAGCAGGATCGCTTGGCCGGACAAACGATCGGGATCATCGGACAAAGCGCGGGGCACGCTATCGCGCATCTGCTCGCACTCGAGGGCGTTTGCGGTGAATTACGCTTGGCCGACTTGGATGAAATCGAGTTGTCCAATTTGAACCGGGTTGCGGGAACGCTGTTCGACGTCGGCGTCAACAAAGCGGTGGTAACCGCGCGCCGTATTGCCGAGTTGGATCCCTATCTGCCGGTACAGGTCTTCGAATCCGGCGTCGACGAGAATTCGGTGGACGAGTTCTTGGCGGGGCTCGCGATCGTGGTCGAGGAATGTGATTCGCTCGATATGAAACTGGTGGTTCGCGAGGCGGCGGCCCGGCACCGCGTTCCCGTCCTGATGGAGACCAGCGATCGGGGTTTGCTGGATGTGGAGCGTTTCGATCTGGAACCTCAGCGCCCGGCGTTTCACGGATTACTCGGCGACGTCCGCGCACAGGACTTGCGCGGGCTGACTTCGAGGGAGAAGGCCCCGTTCGTGGTGAAGCTGCTCGGCGCTGCCGCATTGTCACCGCGGCTGGGCGCGAGCCTGGTCGAGGTCGGCGAGACGGTGACCAGCTGGCCGCAGCTGGCCGGGGACGTCACGCTCGGCGCCGCGAGCGTGGTCGCCGCCGTCCGGCGCATCGGACTGGGGTGGAAGCTGGATTCCGGTCGCGTGCGGGTCGACGTGGAACAGCATCTCGACGAGTTGGCCGATCCGCCGCCGAACGACGAGCCGGTGTGGGCCGAAGCGACGCCGGAGGCCGTTGCGGGGCCCGTCGACAGTGTCCTGGCCTGCGCGCAGCGGGCGCCGTCCGGCGGAAACATGCAGCCCTGGTCGCTGCGAGCCGCAGCGAGCGACATCTTCATCGAGCTGGCGCCGGAGCACAGCACCGCGATGGATATCGGCTATCGCGGCAGCGCCGTCGCGCTCGGCGCGGCCGTGTACAACGCGCGGGTCGCCGCGGCCGCGCACGGGATTCTCGGCCCGCACGAGTTCATCGAGGGTGCGCCGGGGTCCGGCCTGCTCGTCGCGCGCCTGCGGCTGGGAAACGACCGGAGCGCCGAAATGGCCGCCGACTATCCCGCCGTATTGCGGCGCGAGACCAACCGCAGGGTCGGCACCGGGGCCAGACTGGCCGACGGGGTACTCGATGCCCTCGCCGAAACCGCCGAATCGGCCGGCGCGCACGTGCGTGCGGTGGTGGACCGGCGGGGCATCGAAGCAGCTGCGCATTTGCTGAGCGATTCCGATCGAATCCGCTATCTCACGCCCCGGTTATACGAGGAAATGCTCGCCGAAGTTCGTTGGCCGGACGACGACCCGGAGACCGGGATCGATGCCCGCAGCCTGGAACTGACCGACGACGAGTGGGCGGCATTCGAGATCACCACCCGCGCCGACGTCATGGCGCAGTTGCGCTCCTGGTCGGGTGGTTCGGCGCTGGGGAAATACACCGGTGACCGGGTGCGGTCCAGCTCGGCCATTCTGGCGGTGACGTTCGAGGCGACCGACCCGCGATTGACCGACTACGCGGAGGCGGGCGCGGCGGTCGCGCGGGTTTGGGTGCAGGCCGAGCGCCTCGGATTGTGTGTGCAACCGATTTCGCCGGTATACCTCTACGCCCGACGCCCGGCGGAACTTGCTGCGATTTCCCCCGACTTCACGGATACACTAGCGTCACTTCAGGGCCGTTTCCTGGACCTGCTGGAAGTGCCTGAGCATGAGACCATGGCGTTGGTGCTTCGCCTGAGCTACGCCTCCGCCGCCACCGTACGCAGCAGGCGGCGTCCGGTGCTCGGTGTGGACACCAGTAGTTAGCGCGATCGGAGACAATGTGCCACGGCGGACACTCGACTCGTTGGTGACCCAGGTCGCCTCTGAGCTCATGGGTGTGGACGCCACGACGATGGTCGCCGCCACCGAACGCGTGCTCGCGCACTTGGTCGAGTACTTCGACGTGGACTTCAGCTACGTGCGCCACACCGACCGTGAACGTCGAGCAACCGTGCTCATCGCGGAGTGGCCGCACCGGCAGCACGTGCCGGATCCGGACCCGCTCGGCGTGATCTACTTCGACGGCGCCGACCCGGTGTTCCGTGCGCTGGAGAACGCGACCGAGCCGATGGTCGCCCGTCCGACCCCGGAGTTCGCCGATTACCAGGAGACCGTCCGCCGGGGGTCCGGCATCGCCGGAGTGACCTCGGCGGCCGTGCCACTGCTGTCGCGGGGCGAGCCGACCGGCGTGCTCGGGTTCGTCAAGTCGGGTGACCGGGAGTGGAGCACCCGCGAACTCAACGTGCTCAAAGCCATCGCGGCGCTCTTCGCGCAATTGCAGGCGCGGGTGGTCGCGGAGGAACGTCTCCGATATATCGCGCTGCACGACGACCTGACCGGCCTGGCGAACCGGCGAGCGCTGCTCGAGCACATGGAAGAGCGATTACGTTCCGGTAGCCCCGGCCCGGTGGCGGCCTTCTTCCTCGACCTGGACCGCTTGAAAGCTCTCAACGACTTCCTCGGTCACACCGCCGGGGACAACTTCATCCGCACGTTGTCGACGCGATTGCGGGAGAACCTCGACCCGAACGACATGATCGCCCGACTAGGCGGCGACGAGTTCGTCATCGTGCCCGCCAAACCGATGGACGCGGTGGCCGCCGAATACGAGGCCAACCGGATCCAGCAGTTGATCGCCCGGCGCGTCACCGTCGGCGGCGAGTCCGTCAGCCGGGGAGCCAGCGTCGGAGTGGCGCTGGGCATCCCCGGTGAGACCACTGTCGCCGACGTGCTGCGACGCGCCGATCATGCGCTGTTGTCGGCGAAGTCGGGCGGCGGCAACGGCGTCGCGGTGTTCACCGACACCATGCGCGCCCAGTTCGAACTCCAGGACGACGTGGAGCTCAACCTCCGCGGCGCGGTGTCGGACGGCTCGCTGCTGCTGCACTACCAGCCCGAGGTGGACCTGCGCACGGGTCGCATCGTCGCGCTGGAGGCGCTGGTCCGCTGGCTGCACCCGACCAGGGGGCTGCTGCCGCCCGCCGCGTTCGTCACCGTCGCCGAAGCCACCAACCTGGCCGGTGAGCTCGGACGCTGGGTCATCCGGTCGGCGTGCGCGCAGTTCGCCGAATGGCGCAGGCGGGGTATGGCCGGCAACGTGGTGATGCGGATCAACGTGTCGCCGGTGCAGTTGGTCAGCCTCGATTTCGTCGAGCGCATCGAGGACATCCTTCGCCTGTTCGGCATCGACGGCAGCTCTGTGTGCCTGGAGATCACCGAGCACGTCGTGGTCCAGGATCTGGCCCGCACGCAGGTCACCCTGCGCGGATTGAAGCGGATGGGCGTGCAGATCGCCATCGACGACTTCGGTACCGGCTACAGCTCGCTGTCGCATCTGAAGGCGCTGCCGGTGGACGCGGTGAAGATCGATCGGGGGTTCGTGCAGCGGCTCGGCGCCAGCACCGACGATCTGGCCATCGTGAAGTCCATCATCGGCTTGGCCGGCTCGTTCGGGCTGGGCGTCGTCGGAGAGGGCGTCGAGACGGCGGTCGCCGCGCGGACGCTGGTCGGCCTCGGCTGCTACCGCGCGCAGGGCTTCCTGATCGCGCGGCCGATGCCCGCCGAGCAGGTCGAGGAGCATCTCGTGGCAGGCCGGATCCCGCTCGATCTGGATCTGCCCCGCGCCGGGCGCGGCTTGCCCGCGCACTGAGATCACGGCCGCATCCGCCGGTGGGCGGCTGGTTGTCCTTTTCTTTCACGGCCGTTCACCCACCGTTGGTCGCCGGTAACCCGATCCGCTGCAACATCGGCCACGTGCGCATAGTTCAGCTTGCGAACTTCTACGGTCCGCGTTCGGGTGGGCTGCGCACGGCGCTGCACCACCTCGGCGAGGGCTATGTCTCCGCAGGCCACGACGTGGTGCTGATCGTGCCGGGTCCGCGCCGATCGGAGGAGATCCTGCCCACGGGGGTCGTGCGGATCACGCTGCCCGCGCTGGCCATTCCGTGGACCGGGGGCTACCGTGCCGCGGATCCCCGCCGGGTGGCCGACGTCCTGGACGGATTGCGGCCCGACGTGCTCGAGGTGTCCGACCGGCTGACACTGCGCGGCTTCGGTCGCTGGGCGCGGCGTCGCGACGTGACCGGCGTGATGATCTCGCACGAGCGGCTCGACCGGCTGCTGGGGCAGGTGCTGCCCGGCCCGGTGGCGCGCCGGTGCGCCGACGTAGCCAACCGGCGCACCGCCACCGACTACGACATGGTGGTGTGCACCACCCGGTTCGCGCGCGAGGAGTTCCAGCGCATCGGCGCGGCGAATGTCGAATTGGTCCCGCTCGGTGTCGACCTCGAGCTGTTCCGCCCGGACCGGCGTGATCGCGGGCTGCGGGCCGATCTCGGCGTGCCCGGTCATCCGCTGCTGGTGCACTGCGGCCGGTTGTCGGTCGAGAAGCGGGTGGATCGCAGCATCGAGGCGGTCGGCGCGTTGCGCGACGCCGGGATCGAGGCGCGGTTGGTCGTCGCGGGGGACGGGCCGCGCCGGGACGCGCTGCAACGGCGGGCTCGCGCGCTGGCTCCGCTGCCCGGCGGGGTGCCCGCCGTGCACTTCACCGGTTTCATCTCCGACCGCGAGATGGTCGCCAAACTGCTTGCCACCGCGGACGTCTCGCTGGCGCCGGGCCCGCACGAGACCTTCGGACTCGCCGCTCTGGAAGCGCTCGCGGCAGGCACACCCGTGGTGGCCAGCCGATCCTCGGCGCTGGCCGACATCGTGACCGCCGACTGCGGCGCGGTGGCCGCCGATCATCCGTCCGCTTTCGCGCAGGCGGTCAGCGACGTGCTGGCCATGCCGCAGGCCGGTCGGCGCCGAGCCGCACGCAGCCGCGCCGAGCAGTTCACCTGGCCGCGCGCCGTCGCGGGCATGCTCGCGGTGCTCGGGCGGTAACGGCGTTGCGGTCGGAGACCGTCGCCTGGACTACCCTGCGGGAAACCGATTCGGCGATTCGAGATGGGATGCGCAGTGCTGGGTAGAAGTCGCGGGCGAGCGGGTCGAACGACGGTGCGCGAGGGGAAGGTTCTGGTCACCGGTGCCGCCAGCGGCATAGGCCGGGCCACCGCCATGGCCGCCGCAGCGGACGGCGCCGAACTGGTGCTCACCGACATCGATGCCGAAGGCCTGGACGCCACGGTGACCGACATCCGCGCCGCGGGCGGCCGCGTCGCCCTGGCGGAAGCGCTGGATATCACCGACTACGACGCGGTGCGCGCCTTCGCCGATCGGGTGCACGCCGAACTCGGCAGCCTGGACGTCGTCATGAACATCGCGGGCACGTCGGTCTGGGGGACGGTGGAGAACCTGGAGCACAAGCACTGGCGGCGCATGGTGGAGGTCAATCTCATGGGCCCGATCCACGTCATCGAGACCTTCGTGCCGCCGATGGTGCGCGCGGGCAAGGGTGGCGCGCTGGTGAACGTGTCCTCCGCGGCGGGTCTGCTCGCCTTGCCGTGGCACGCGGCATACAGCGCGGGCAAATACGGCATTCGCGGCGTGTCGGAGGTCCTGCGCTTCGATCTGGCGCAACACGGCATCACGGTGCACCTGGTGGCGCCGGGCGCGGTGAACACGCCGCTGGTGCGCAGCGTCGAGCTGGTCGGGGTGGACAAGGAGGACCCGAAGATCAAGCGGCTCACCGCGGCCTTCGCCGAGCACGCGGTGCCGCCGGAGAAGGTGGCGACGGCGATCCTGCGCGGGATCGAACGCAACCGGTTCCTGGTCTACAGCTCGTTCGACATCCGATTCGGCTACTGGTGGGCGCGCAAATTCGCCTTCCCCTACGAGTTCGTGATGCGCCGCACCAGCGCGCGGTTCAGCAGGCTGCTGGCTTCGACGGGCAGTTGAGATGCACGTCGAGCACGCGCGCGCCGGGTCCCTCGGCGCCGAGCCGGTCGTGCTCGTTGACCAGGCGACAGGTGCCCAGCGACAGGCAGCCGCAGCCGATGCAACCGGTGAGGCTGTCGCGCAGGCGGATCAGCTGGGTGATCCGGTCGTCGAGGTCGGCGCGCCACGCGGTCGACAGCGTCTCCCAGTCGCGCCGGGTCGGAGTGCGGCCCTCGGGTAGCTGATCGAGGGCTGCCCGGATCTCGCTCAGCGGTATGCCGACGCGCTGGGAGATGCGGATGAACGCCACGCGGCGCAGGGTCTCGCGGGCGTATCTGCGCTGGTTCCCGCTGGTGCGTCTACTCGTGATCAGTCCTTCCCGTTCGTAGAAGTGCAACGCGGAGACCGCCACTCCACTACGCTCGGAAAGCTGCCCCGGGGTCAGCTCTTTCGCCCGCCAATCGGCTGCTGTCGACATGCACGCTCCTCCCTACTCACCTCAACAATACTTCAGGTTAGGGTGTGGGGGACCGGATTCGGGGGATCACGGACCGGTCGGCATTCGAAGCCGAGGAATTCCGTGCTCTCCGGGCCGCGGCGCACTACGGTCTGATCATGGGAGCAGATGCTGTGTCCGCGCAGGAGGGTGCGCGTTTGGCCGTGACGTCCGAGGTCGGCGCGCTGCGTACGGTGCTGCTGCACCGTCCCGGCAGCGAGCTGCGCAGGCTTACCCCGCGCAACAACGATCAGCTGCTGTTCGACGGCATCCCGTGGGTGGAGCGCGCCCAGCAGGAGCACGACACCTTCGCCGAGGTGCTGCGCGGGCGCGGCACCGAGGTGCTGTTGTTGTCCGACCTGCTCGCCGAAACGCTCGCGGTCAGCGGCGCGGCCCGCGTCCAGGGCATTTCCGCCGCGGTCGACGCGCGCAGGCTCGGGCACGCCCTGGCCGACGAGCTGGCCGCATTCCTGCGCGGCGTGCCCGCCGCGGAACTGGCCGAGATTCTCATGGCGGGCATGACATTCGACGAATTGCCGTTCGGGCCCGACGCCACCTCGCTGGTCCGCCGCATGCACCACGGCGGTGACTTCGTCATCGACCCGCTGCCCAATCTGCTGTTCACCAGGGACTCGTCGTTCTGGGTCGGTCCGCGTGTCGCGATCACCTCGCTCGCGCTGCCCGCCCGCAGCAGGGAGACCTCGCTGACCGACCTCATCTACGCCTTCCATCCCCGTTTCCTCGGGGTGCGCCGCGCCTACGAATCGCATACCGCGCCGATCGAGGGCGGTGACGTGCTGCTGCTGTCGGAGGGCGTGGTGGCGGTGGGCGTCGGCGAGCGCACCTCGCCCGCGGGCGCGGAAGCGTTGGCGCGCAGCCTGTTCGACGACGACCTGGCCCACACCGTACTGGTGCTGCCGATCGCGCAGACGCGCGCGACCATGCACCTGGACACGGTGTGCACCATGGTCGACGCCGACGCCGTCGT
Encoded here:
- the arcA gene encoding arginine deiminase; protein product: MGADAVSAQEGARLAVTSEVGALRTVLLHRPGSELRRLTPRNNDQLLFDGIPWVERAQQEHDTFAEVLRGRGTEVLLLSDLLAETLAVSGAARVQGISAAVDARRLGHALADELAAFLRGVPAAELAEILMAGMTFDELPFGPDATSLVRRMHHGGDFVIDPLPNLLFTRDSSFWVGPRVAITSLALPARSRETSLTDLIYAFHPRFLGVRRAYESHTAPIEGGDVLLLSEGVVAVGVGERTSPAGAEALARSLFDDDLAHTVLVLPIAQTRATMHLDTVCTMVDADAVVMYPAVRESLCAFTIRKEDDYGGRLGSGRVSMRGPDPFLPAAAEAMGIDKLRVIDTGLDGVTAEREQWDDGNNTLALAPGVVVAYERNEMTNARLEDAGIEVLRIPGSELGSGRGGPRCLSCPLSRDDV
- the soxR gene encoding redox-sensitive transcriptional activator SoxR, yielding MSTAADWRAKELTPGQLSERSGVAVSALHFYEREGLITSRRTSGNQRRYARETLRRVAFIRISQRVGIPLSEIRAALDQLPEGRTPTRRDWETLSTAWRADLDDRITQLIRLRDSLTGCIGCGCLSLGTCRLVNEHDRLGAEGPGARVLDVHLNCPSKPAAC